Proteins from a genomic interval of Pseudodesulfovibrio nedwellii:
- a CDS encoding terminase small subunit yields MAKKKATKLSEKQKKFVREYLVDLNATQAAVRAGYSEKTARKQGSRLLTNVDIQKAIQSGVVKREKRTEIDQDYVINTIVETVERCKQAKPVIGRNGQHLKVENSDGEMAPAYTFEPNAILKGTKQLGQHLGMFTERIDHNHSGSVELKHAYSHMLAEIDGKTADLMKGNEAEDE; encoded by the coding sequence ATGGCGAAGAAGAAGGCAACAAAGCTCTCAGAAAAGCAGAAGAAGTTCGTCAGGGAATACCTGGTGGACCTTAATGCAACGCAAGCTGCTGTCCGTGCTGGCTACTCTGAAAAGACCGCTCGAAAGCAAGGCTCTCGCCTGTTGACAAATGTAGACATTCAAAAAGCCATTCAGAGCGGAGTCGTAAAGCGCGAGAAGCGCACCGAGATAGATCAGGATTACGTCATTAACACAATCGTCGAGACGGTCGAGCGATGCAAGCAAGCAAAGCCCGTCATTGGTCGGAATGGCCAGCATCTCAAAGTTGAAAATTCAGATGGCGAAATGGCCCCGGCCTACACGTTCGAACCGAACGCGATTCTCAAAGGAACAAAACAGCTTGGCCAGCATCTTGGCATGTTCACTGAAAGAATTGACCACAATCATAGTGGTTCGGTTGAACTCAAACACGCTTATTCACACATGCTGGCAGAAATCGACGGTAAAACCGCAGACCTGATGAAAGGAAACGAGGCAGAGGATGAGTAG
- a CDS encoding DUF6682 family protein, with protein sequence MKAKEIFLLVSAKLQDLGIATGERWPWNPVAGKASLVDFLNNGLRQIALNRPDSTSTTESVKLTDGVDQTIPDPAVHDGASRKALSLIEVLCNMGTDGTTPGDQIYQVTMGDIKDTDDGTLGTEVDNYAYDVKRNASIYRVYPGVETGESVYVKLTYSAEPIPIATDDDDITIPETFSGPLMHWILYEIFVGDNSDANFNKAQHHLVSFYQALGVKLKADLFFPVEIKEEGE encoded by the coding sequence ATGAAAGCGAAAGAGATTTTCCTACTCGTCTCGGCAAAATTGCAGGATCTCGGGATTGCGACCGGCGAACGCTGGCCGTGGAACCCCGTCGCGGGCAAGGCTTCTTTGGTGGACTTCCTGAACAACGGGCTCAGACAAATTGCCTTGAACCGTCCTGATTCAACGTCCACCACCGAATCCGTCAAACTCACCGATGGCGTTGACCAGACTATCCCTGATCCTGCCGTTCATGACGGGGCGAGTAGGAAAGCTCTTAGTTTGATTGAAGTCCTGTGCAACATGGGCACTGATGGCACGACCCCAGGCGACCAAATTTATCAGGTCACAATGGGCGACATCAAAGACACCGACGACGGTACGCTTGGAACTGAGGTCGATAACTACGCATATGATGTGAAGCGCAATGCCTCAATCTACCGCGTATATCCCGGCGTTGAAACCGGGGAGAGCGTCTACGTCAAACTCACATACTCGGCTGAACCTATCCCCATTGCTACGGATGACGACGATATCACCATTCCAGAAACATTCTCTGGACCGCTTATGCATTGGATTCTCTACGAAATATTCGTAGGCGATAATTCCGACGCAAATTTCAACAAGGCACAGCATCACCTTGTTTCGTTCTACCAAGCTCTCGGCGTGAAGCTGAAAGCCGACTTGTTCTTCCCTGTCGAAATCAAAGAGGAAGGGGAATAA
- a CDS encoding portal protein translates to MGALNYKTPDQLKQEDDEKARQAAENRQASPAISGLSSYVDLCWQAALQAKAPIERRMFMCLRAKQGQYEPERLAEIEKHGGSTIYMNITEEKCNAAESWLEDILMQPDANPWGVDPTPIPELSPDKQKEIDQDIEQHINGMVQRQIAMENQQHFEQTGQSLDLTAVDIQYKMQEAYEALKGSIEEYRSFVLKETKKQAKAADVAIERKMEDELEEASWEDALRDAIPDIVGMPAGFVKGPIFKRKKEMVWGEGPDGRSVPTVEHRIVKEFYSPSPLDMYPSPNSKDIGDGFLFEVHRMTRLDLTSLIGVPGYDEQAIRAVLTQYGSGGLKSWLWLNNDHARNALQGRQHADLDPEGKIEALQFWGNVQGKHLIMFGVPAEQIPDPLEEYAAELWKIGPYVIKAELNGDPLGRPPYYKAGVRPIKGSFWYKGVPEVLEDIQEMCNSAARALCNNMALASGPQVGVDMGAIPPGEKVTEMYPLKVWPFNMGKNPASGRQPIWFFQPKLLAGELLNVYAKWSDEADVKTGIPKYSYGASSSGGALSTAAGMSMMMTAASRGIKRIIRCIDKNIIKPSVVRLWQYLMLFEHDETVLRGDIKIKATGSSALMVKEQQAVRRNEFLQIALHPSVQNIIGPTGLANILRPTVQGLDYDTDKIIPEDDEIMKQIQEAMAQPGAIPGEGQPVPAEMGQGVDAAGAAMGGGDAALFQGGN, encoded by the coding sequence ATGGGCGCACTGAACTACAAGACTCCTGATCAACTCAAACAGGAAGATGACGAGAAAGCACGGCAAGCCGCTGAGAACAGGCAGGCGAGTCCCGCTATCTCCGGGTTGTCTTCTTATGTCGATTTGTGTTGGCAGGCTGCTTTGCAGGCAAAAGCACCTATTGAACGCCGGATGTTCATGTGCTTGCGTGCCAAGCAAGGTCAGTACGAACCGGAGCGGTTGGCAGAGATTGAGAAGCACGGCGGCAGCACGATCTACATGAATATCACGGAAGAGAAGTGCAACGCGGCTGAGTCCTGGCTTGAAGATATCCTTATGCAGCCTGACGCGAACCCTTGGGGTGTTGATCCTACTCCTATTCCTGAGCTTTCCCCTGACAAACAGAAAGAGATTGATCAGGACATTGAACAGCATATCAATGGCATGGTTCAACGACAGATTGCCATGGAAAATCAACAGCACTTTGAGCAAACAGGTCAGAGCCTCGATCTCACCGCTGTAGATATCCAATACAAAATGCAAGAGGCCTATGAAGCACTCAAGGGCAGCATTGAAGAATACCGTTCGTTTGTACTCAAGGAGACAAAGAAGCAGGCCAAGGCCGCTGACGTCGCCATAGAACGCAAGATGGAAGACGAGCTCGAAGAGGCGAGTTGGGAAGATGCTCTACGCGATGCCATACCTGATATTGTTGGTATGCCCGCTGGCTTTGTGAAAGGCCCGATTTTCAAGCGCAAGAAAGAAATGGTGTGGGGCGAAGGACCGGACGGACGCAGTGTCCCGACCGTTGAACACCGTATTGTCAAAGAATTTTACAGCCCTTCGCCGCTCGATATGTATCCGTCTCCCAATTCTAAGGATATTGGCGACGGTTTTCTGTTCGAAGTTCATCGCATGACTCGATTGGACCTCACATCATTGATCGGTGTGCCGGGATACGATGAACAGGCTATTCGTGCTGTACTCACGCAGTATGGTAGCGGCGGGCTCAAGTCCTGGCTCTGGCTGAATAATGACCATGCACGCAATGCTTTGCAGGGACGTCAACACGCAGACCTTGACCCCGAAGGCAAAATTGAAGCTTTGCAGTTTTGGGGCAATGTCCAAGGTAAGCACTTGATTATGTTCGGCGTACCGGCTGAACAGATTCCCGATCCGTTGGAAGAATATGCCGCCGAGCTTTGGAAGATTGGTCCTTACGTCATCAAAGCGGAACTCAACGGAGATCCGCTTGGCCGTCCGCCTTACTACAAGGCCGGTGTTCGTCCTATCAAGGGCTCGTTCTGGTACAAGGGCGTTCCCGAAGTCCTCGAAGACATTCAGGAGATGTGCAACAGCGCAGCGCGTGCCCTGTGCAACAACATGGCCTTAGCTTCCGGCCCCCAGGTCGGTGTTGATATGGGCGCAATTCCGCCCGGTGAGAAGGTAACGGAGATGTACCCGCTCAAGGTTTGGCCATTCAATATGGGCAAGAATCCGGCAAGCGGACGTCAGCCTATTTGGTTCTTCCAACCCAAGCTTTTGGCCGGTGAACTTCTCAATGTTTACGCCAAGTGGTCGGATGAGGCAGACGTTAAGACCGGTATTCCCAAGTACAGCTACGGTGCTTCCTCTTCCGGTGGAGCATTGTCGACCGCTGCAGGCATGTCCATGATGATGACTGCCGCATCTCGCGGCATCAAGCGTATCATTCGTTGCATTGACAAGAACATCATCAAGCCGAGCGTTGTTCGCTTATGGCAATATCTCATGCTGTTTGAGCATGACGAAACGGTCTTGCGTGGTGATATCAAGATCAAGGCAACCGGATCGTCCGCACTTATGGTCAAGGAACAACAAGCCGTCAGACGCAACGAGTTCTTGCAGATCGCCCTTCATCCTTCTGTGCAAAATATCATTGGTCCCACCGGGTTGGCGAACATTCTTCGTCCGACTGTGCAGGGGCTTGATTACGATACTGACAAGATCATCCCCGAAGACGACGAAATCATGAAGCAGATTCAAGAGGCCATGGCTCAACCGGGCGCAATTCCCGGAGAAGGTCAACCCGTTCCCGCCGAGATGGGACAGGGGGTTGACGCGGCTGGTGCGGCTATGGGCGGTGGTGACGCGGCTCTCTTCCAGGGAGGCAACTAG